The nucleotide sequence GCGTACGCCGTGCCGGAGGTGATGAAACCGGGCAACAGACTGCGGTAGTCGAAGTCATCGCGGTAGGTGATCGATGCGGCCAGCACCGCTCCGCCCAGCGGCGCGGCGAAGATAGCGCCGATGCCCGCACCGATACCGAGGGCCACCGCGGTCCGGCCGTCCTCGTCGGATAGGCCCAACCGGCGGGTCAGAAAGGAACAGAAGCCGGCCGAGATCTGTGCGGTGGGGCCTTCCCGGCCACCTGAACCACCCGATCCGATGGTCAGCGCGCTGGCCACCATCTTCACCAGGACCGCCCGGCTGCGGATGCTGCGGGGATTGGTGTGTACCGCCTCGATGGCCTCGTCGGTGCCATGCCCGGTGGCCTCCGGCGCGAATCTGGCCACGATGAATGCCGAGAGCAGCGCACCACCGGTGGTGATCAGCGGAATCGCCCAGGGGCGCACGAAACCGCTGGAGCCGTGGCTGCCGCCCTCCCCGACCGGCGTCGGGATGTGGTAGTCCGCAAGGTAACCGAGCAGAAACTCGCCGGTGTATTTCAGCGCGAGATAGAAGACCACCGCGCCAAGCCCGGCGATCCCACCGATCGTGATGCCCAACAGGAACCATTTTTGTAGGTAGCCGGCATTCCTGATCGAGGCGCCGAATCTCCCGCCGGCGGCGGCGGGAGACACCTCTGTTGACTCGTTGGGGTTTGGTTTCTGGTCGCTCACAGCACGGCCCTGACAAGCATTTGGCCATCCTATGACAGACCGGAATAAGCGGACTCTAGTCCGGTTATACCGGTAGTCGTTTGAATAGGAGGTAGTGATGCCCGCTGTTACCGCAGACACGCTCACGTTGCCCCGGGTGCGTCCGCCCCGGCCCGTCGACACGGAGCGTCCGGTCCGTTCGATCACATCCGGCCCGCGCGGCTACGAGGGTGAGGGATTCCCGGTGGTCCGGGCCTTTGCGGGGGTCGGCATGGCCGCCCTGGACCCGTTCGTGCACATGGACCAGATCGGCGAAGTGGAGTACGAGCCGGGAGAGCCTCGGGGCACCGACTGGCATCCGCACCGAGGGTTCGAGACGGTCACCTACATGATCGACGGGAAACTCGCGCACCAGGACTCTCATGGCGGCGGAGGCCTGATCACCGACGGTGCGACGCAATGGATGACGGCCGGATCGGGCATCCTACATATAGAAACACCACCTGTCGATACCGTCTTGCGCGGCGGAACGTTCCACGGCATTCAGCTGTGGGTGAATCTGCCGCGGAAAAGGAAGTTCACGCCACCGCGCTACCAGGCCATCGAAGGCGGCGACGTTGAGCTGCTCGCGTCCGCGGATGGTGGGGCTCTGGTTCGCCTTATCGCCGGCGAGATCGACGGCCATCGCGGGCCCGGAATCACCCATACGCCGATCACCCTCGCGCATGCGACTGTCCACGCTGGTGCTCAGCTGAACATTCCATGGCAGCGTGATCTAAATTCGCTGGTGTACGTTCTGGCCGGCCGTGGCGCGGTGGGGCCGGCCGGCCACCCAATTCACCAGGGGCAACTGGCGGTCATGGGTGCCGGGGACCGGATTACCGTCGTCGCCGACTCTGTGTCGGACAAATATCGTGGTACGGCTCTTGAGCTGCTCATCTTGGGCGGTCGCCCGATCCGGGAACCGGTCGTTCACTACGGGCCGTTTGTGATGAATTCCAAGGCCGAAGTGATCGAGGCCTTCGAGGATTATCAATCTGGGAAGTTCCGTAGCATCCCGGCGAACGCGCTGGAGCCGCATCGTGGCGGTGGCACACTCGAGTGATGCAGTTAACGGCCAGCCGAGGTCCAGGCCGTCCCCCCGCGGCGAAAGCTGACGACACCCGCCGGCGCATCGTTGGTGCTGCCCGCGAAGTGTTCAGTGAACGCGGATATGACGGGGCGACGTTCCAGGCGATTGCTATCAGCGCCGATTTGACCCGGCCAGCGATCAATCACTACTTCGCCAGCAAGCAGGCTCTGTATCGCGAAGTGGTGGTTCAGACCAACGAACTGGTCGTCGCCGCCGGTGTTGAACGGGCTCGCTCGGTGCAGACCCTGCTGGGGCAGCTGTGCGCGTTCGTGATGGTGGCGAAGGAGGCCGATGCCTCCCATCCTGCCACCACGGCGTTCCTGGCCACGGCCGTGCTCGAATCGCAGCGTCATCCGGAATTGCGGCGCAGTGACCACGACGCGGTCGCGGCCACCCGTGAATTTCTGGACACCGCCGTTCGCGATGCGATCCAGCGGGGGGAACTCGAGGCGGGGGTTGACGCGTCTCAGTTGGCGGAGGCGTTGTTGGTCCTGCTGTGCGGCGTGGGCTTCTATGCCGGGTTTGTGGGCAGCTACCGGGACATGGAAAACATCCTGGACACGCTGTGCAAGATGATGGCCGGCACGCTGTGGAAGCCGCGGTCCTAGCGGAGCGGTCGCAGGCGTAATTGCTGGATTACTGGCCAATTAGCGGTGTCGGCCCAGTTGTAGCCCCCAACGGTGGATCGGCTTGCCGTGACCTGGGCCACACAGAGTATAGGTTGCCTAACTTACTAGGTAGCATGGTTTGGTCATGACAGAACTTGATGAGGTCGACTCCCTGCGTAGTGATGGTGACAGCTGGACCGTCACCGAAAGTGTTGGCGCGACCGCATTGGGCGTCGCCGCCGCCCGGGCGGTCGAGACGGCCGGTGCCAATCCCCTGATTCGCGACGAGTTCGCCCCGATCCTGGTGTCATCGGCCGGCCCGGCGTGGGCCCGGTTGGCCGATCCCGACATCGGCTGGCTCGATGACGACCCGCACGGGCAACGCCTGCACCGGCTTGGCTGTGACTACCAAGCGGTGCGTACCCACTTCTTCGATGAGTACTTCGCCGCCGCTGCCGGTGCCGGCATTGGGCAAGTGGTGATCCTTGCTGCGGGGCTGGATTGCCGGGCCTATCGCTTGAACTGGCCGCCCGAGGTCGTCGTCTTTGAAATCGACCAGCCGAAGGTATTGGAGTACAAGGCCGAGATCCTGGAATCATACGGGGTGACCGCCGCCGCGACGCGACATGGGGTCGCGGTGGATCTGCGTGAGGACTGGCCGGCCGCGCTGCTGCGCGCCGGATTCGACCGGGACCGGCCGACGGCGTGGCTGGCCGAGGGCTTGCTGCCATATCTGCCCGGCGATGCCCAGGACCGACTCTTCGAGATGATCACGGACCTCAGCGCGCCGCGCAGCCGCATCGCCGTCGAGTCGTTCACGATGAACCTCACCGGCAACAAGCAACGCTGGAATCGGATGCGCGACCGGCTGGGTCTGGACATCAACGTCGAGGCGTTGACCTATCGTGAACCGGGCCGCGCGGACGCGGCCGAATGGCTGGTCAATCACGGCTGGCAGGTGTACAGCGTGAGCAACCGGGAAGAGATGGCCCGGCTGGGTCGGCCGGTTCCCGAGGACCTGGTGGACGAGGCGATCACGACCACACTGCTACGAGCATCACTCGAGATTTCGCGATAGAGCGGAGGACGCGATGAGCACAATGCGCACCCACGACGACACGTGGGACATCAGAACCAGCGTCGGCGCGACCGCTGTCATGGTGGCAGCGGCCCGGGCCGTCGAAACCAGCAAGCCCGAGCCGCTGATCCGCGACCCGTACGCCAGGATGCTGGTCACCAACGCCAATGCCGGGGTCATCTGGGAAGCGATGCTCGATCAGGAGATGGTGGCCAAAGTCGAGGCCATCGATGCCGAAACCGCCGCCACCGTCGAGCACATGCGCAGCTACCAGGCGGTCCGGACGAACTTCTTTGACACCTACTTCGCCGACGCCGTCGCGGCCGGGATCCGGCAGGTCGTGATCTTGGCGTCGGGGCTGGATTCGCGCGCCTACCGGCTGGACTGGCCGGCGGGCACCACCGTCTACGAGATCGATCAGCCTCAGGTGCTGGCCTACAAGTCGGCCACCCTGGCCGAAAACGGGGTAACGCCGGCGGCCGAGCGCCGTGAGGTGGCCATTGACCTGCGCCAGGACTGGCCGAGCGCCCTGCGCGCCGCCGGGTTCGATCCGAGCGCGCGAACCGCATGGCTGGCCGAGGGCTTGTTGATGTACCTGCCCGCCGAGGCGCAAGACCGGCTGTTCACCCAAATTGGCGAACTCAGCTGCGCGGGCAGCCGCATTGCGGCCGAAACCGCGGGCAACCACGCCGATGAGCGGCGCGAACAAATGCGGGAGCGATTCAGAAAGGTCGCCCAGACACTCGGCCTCGAACAAACCATCGACGTGCACGAGCTGATCTACCACGACCCGGACCGCGCGCTGCTCGGACAGTGGCTCAACGAGCATGGCTGGCGGGCCAACGCCCAGAACGCCTGCGACGAGATGCACCGGGTGGGGCGCTGGGTCGAAGGCGTGCCGATGGCCGACGACAAGCAGGCCTACTCCGACTTCGTGACCGCGGAACGGCTGTAATGCCGCGCACCGCCGACGATTCCTGGGACATCGCGACCAGTGTCGGAGCGACCGCGGTGATGGTCGCGCTGGCTCGGGCCGCCGAGACCGCCAGCGAGACCCCACTGATCCGTGACCAGTTCGCCGAGCCGTTGGTCTCCACCCCCGAGCTGGCGGCGGTTCGCGAACAGGTCGCCGCCTGGTGGGCGCAGACCGATGACGACGATGATCCCGACTTCACCGTCGACTCCCAACAGATGACCGACTATCTGGCCGTGCGCACCCACTTCTTCGATAGCTACTTCATCGATGCGGTAGCGGCCGGGATCCGCCAGGTGGTCATTCTGGCGGCCGGTCTGGATTCCCGCGCCTACCGGCTGGACTGGCCGGGCGGTACCACGGTCTACGAGATCGATCTGCCCAAGGTGCTGGACTACAAGGAACACACCCTGGCCCGCCATGGCGCCGCACCGGTCGCTGCGCTGCGGGCGGTACCGGTCGACCTGCGCCACGATTGGCCGCAGGCGTTACGTGACGCGGGTTTTCAGACGTCGCTTCCGACGGCCTGGCTGGCCGAAGGGCTGCTGCCGTTTCTGCCGGCGGCCGCCCAACACGCGCTGTTCACCGCCATCGACGCCAACAGTGCGACCGGCAGCCGGGTGGCCGTCGAGATGTTCGGGGTAGACGAGGACGCTCGCCGAGCGGCCGAAGAACGGGCCCAAAGGTGGGCCCGGCAGCGCGCCAAGCGCCAGGCCCGCGGTCAGGACACCTCGTTTGATCCCTTTGACCTGTGGTTCGACGACGAAGGCCAGCCCGACCCCGCCGATTGGTTCGCCGCGCACGGCTGGACGACGGATTCGGTCCAGGCGGGCGCGGAAGCCCTCCGGCTGGGCCGGACGGCGCACTCGCAGGAAGGACCGTTCGTCAACCGTTTC is from Mycobacterium marinum and encodes:
- a CDS encoding class I SAM-dependent methyltransferase, whose protein sequence is MRTHDDTWDIRTSVGATAVMVAAARAVETSKPEPLIRDPYARMLVTNANAGVIWEAMLDQEMVAKVEAIDAETAATVEHMRSYQAVRTNFFDTYFADAVAAGIRQVVILASGLDSRAYRLDWPAGTTVYEIDQPQVLAYKSATLAENGVTPAAERREVAIDLRQDWPSALRAAGFDPSARTAWLAEGLLMYLPAEAQDRLFTQIGELSCAGSRIAAETAGNHADERREQMRERFRKVAQTLGLEQTIDVHELIYHDPDRALLGQWLNEHGWRANAQNACDEMHRVGRWVEGVPMADDKQAYSDFVTAERL
- a CDS encoding pirin family protein; translated protein: MPAVTADTLTLPRVRPPRPVDTERPVRSITSGPRGYEGEGFPVVRAFAGVGMAALDPFVHMDQIGEVEYEPGEPRGTDWHPHRGFETVTYMIDGKLAHQDSHGGGGLITDGATQWMTAGSGILHIETPPVDTVLRGGTFHGIQLWVNLPRKRKFTPPRYQAIEGGDVELLASADGGALVRLIAGEIDGHRGPGITHTPITLAHATVHAGAQLNIPWQRDLNSLVYVLAGRGAVGPAGHPIHQGQLAVMGAGDRITVVADSVSDKYRGTALELLILGGRPIREPVVHYGPFVMNSKAEVIEAFEDYQSGKFRSIPANALEPHRGGGTLE
- a CDS encoding SAM-dependent methyltransferase, coding for MTELDEVDSLRSDGDSWTVTESVGATALGVAAARAVETAGANPLIRDEFAPILVSSAGPAWARLADPDIGWLDDDPHGQRLHRLGCDYQAVRTHFFDEYFAAAAGAGIGQVVILAAGLDCRAYRLNWPPEVVVFEIDQPKVLEYKAEILESYGVTAAATRHGVAVDLREDWPAALLRAGFDRDRPTAWLAEGLLPYLPGDAQDRLFEMITDLSAPRSRIAVESFTMNLTGNKQRWNRMRDRLGLDINVEALTYREPGRADAAEWLVNHGWQVYSVSNREEMARLGRPVPEDLVDEAITTTLLRASLEISR
- a CDS encoding SAM-dependent methyltransferase, which translates into the protein MPRTADDSWDIATSVGATAVMVALARAAETASETPLIRDQFAEPLVSTPELAAVREQVAAWWAQTDDDDDPDFTVDSQQMTDYLAVRTHFFDSYFIDAVAAGIRQVVILAAGLDSRAYRLDWPGGTTVYEIDLPKVLDYKEHTLARHGAAPVAALRAVPVDLRHDWPQALRDAGFQTSLPTAWLAEGLLPFLPAAAQHALFTAIDANSATGSRVAVEMFGVDEDARRAAEERAQRWARQRAKRQARGQDTSFDPFDLWFDDEGQPDPADWFAAHGWTTDSVQAGAEALRLGRTAHSQEGPFVNRFVTAGKP
- a CDS encoding TetR/AcrR family transcriptional regulator, producing MQLTASRGPGRPPAAKADDTRRRIVGAAREVFSERGYDGATFQAIAISADLTRPAINHYFASKQALYREVVVQTNELVVAAGVERARSVQTLLGQLCAFVMVAKEADASHPATTAFLATAVLESQRHPELRRSDHDAVAATREFLDTAVRDAIQRGELEAGVDASQLAEALLVLLCGVGFYAGFVGSYRDMENILDTLCKMMAGTLWKPRS